Part of the Deferribacterota bacterium genome, AATTTTATTGAAAAGACCAATTCCTCTTCCTTCCTGGAATAAATAAATTAATACACCCCTTTTTGCTTGTTCAATCATCTCCATAGATTTTTGTAGCTGATCACCACAATCACATCTTAGCGAGCCAAATACATCTCCTGTTAAACACTGAGAATGCATCCTAACTAATATAGGTTCTTCAATTGGTGTAATATCTCCTTTTATTAAAGCTACTGCCTGTTGCATATCAACCTTACTTTTAAACACGCGAATCTTAAAATCGCCATATTTAGTAGGCAATTTTGCCTCAGCATCTTCTTTAATAACTGAATCATATTTTAATCTATATGAAATAATATCAGCAATTGAGACTATCTTAATATTATGTTTTTTTGCAAATTCTACTAGTTGTGGCAACCTTGCCATGCTACCATCATCATTCATAATTTCACATAAAACAGAAGCTGGATAGAGACCAGCCAACCTAACAAGATCAATGGAACCTTCTGTATGCCCAGCACGCATTAATACACCACCCTCTCTTGCTCTTAAAGGAAAGATGTGCCCAGGCCTAACTATATCATCTGGCTTTGTCTTGGGATCTATTGCTACTTTAATTGTATGCGCCCTATCGAAGGCCGATATACCTGTAGTAACCCCTTCTTTTGCCTCAATAGAAACAGTGAAAGGAGAACCAAATTGTGAAGTATTTTCATTAACCATTAACGGTAAATTTAATTCATCACACCTTTTACCAGTTAGGGATAAACAAACTAAACCTCTAGCATATTTTGCCATAAAATTTATTACTTCTGGTGTTACATATTCAGCTGCAATAACTAAGTCGCCTTCATTCTCCCTATCTTCATCATCTATCATTATTACCATTTTCCCATTTTTTATCTCTTGTATAGCTTCTTCAACACTAATGATATAACTATCATTCATATATTACCTCTCATATAAAATTTATAGGATAATCTAATTTATTATATATATCTTTATCACTACTTTTAAAAGTGTTTAATCTTTCGATATATCTTGCAATAACGTCGATTTCCAGATTAACATAATCACCACTTTTTTTGTAACATAAATTTGTATTTTTAAATGTATGTGGTATTAAAGTTACTTCGAACAATGAATTTTTTAACTTTGAAATTGTCAAGCTAATCCCATCGATTGCTATTGAACCTTTATAAGCAATATATCTTGTTATATCTTTTAAACAAGAAATGCCAAAGATATAAAAGTCTCCACAATCTTTTATATACTGGATTTTGCCTATACAATCAACATGACCTAAAACTATATGTCCTGAAAGTTTATCCATTAGTTTAAGAGGTCTTTCCAAGTTAACCTTGTTGTTAACTCTATATCTACTAAATGCTGAAACATTAAATGTTTCCTTTGATAAATCGGCAATAAAGTAATTATCTTCCTTTTTGGTAATTGTCAAACAAACACCATTCACACAAATTGAATCTCCAATCACTAAATCTTTAATCACACTAAAAGACTCAATTGTAATTTTATATATATTTCCTTTTTGCTTAATATCTATTATCCTACCAACCTCATTTATAATGCCTGTGAACACCTCATTGCCACCTTTTCAGTTTTTTTAATTACATATCTACTATAATCTTTTATTTTTCCATATATCATTATATCATCTTCGAATCTCTGAATTAATGGATCCAATATCTTTGTAGCATCCTTTATACTATCAACTCCATTTCCCCCGACTGAGGAAACCCCATCTCTACCACCAATAATAATTGGTGCACAGAAAAAATATGCATAGTCGGCAATATTTTTATCAAAGAAGGATCCAAAAATATTTGAGCCACCTTCTACCAAAACCCTCAATATGTTTAAATTAGTTAAATTTCTAGATACCTCAGATAAATCTATAAAACCCTCATCTGAGACATTGCAATTGATAACTTTTACCCCTTTCTCTTTAAGCTTATCAACCTTTAGTTTAGACACATTATTGCCTGTAAAGATAATTAAATCCTTAGGGTATTTTCTAACTAAGTTTGATGATTCATCTATTGATAATTTAGCATCTAAAACAACCTTTTTGGGATTATTAACATTTTCGCCAAAAAACCTAACATCTAGTAATGGATCATCGGTTTTTACAGTGTTTATACCTACCAATATTGCATCACAAGTCGATCTAATATAATGAACATAAGCCCTTGAGGATGAATTGGTTATCCATCTTGAATCTAGATTTTTTGTTGCAATCTTGCCATCCAAGCTTTGTGCAATCTTAACTATATAATAGGGCTCACCTCTTAAAATATACTTGGTAAAATCCTCTATAATCTTTGCACACCCTTCCATCTGAAAACCTATATATACTTCCACACCCTTATCTCTTAAAAAAGAAATACCCTTTCCATAATTATAAGGATTAGGATCAGCAACCCCAATAAATACTCTCTTAA contains:
- the ribD gene encoding bifunctional diaminohydroxyphosphoribosylaminopyrimidine deaminase/5-amino-6-(5-phosphoribosylamino)uracil reductase RibD; its protein translation is MNKCIAKALEYKGHTKLNPVVGAAVVKDGKIIAIDAHRRFGSKHAEVNVLEKAGNEAFGSDLYVTLEPCSVYSKTPPCVHKIVEGGIKRVFIGVADPNPYNYGKGISFLRDKGVEVYIGFQMEGCAKIIEDFTKYILRGEPYYIVKIAQSLDGKIATKNLDSRWITNSSSRAYVHYIRSTCDAILVGINTVKTDDPLLDVRFFGENVNNPKKVVLDAKLSIDESSNLVRKYPKDLIIFTGNNVSKLKVDKLKEKGVKVINCNVSDEGFIDLSEVSRNLTNLNILRVLVEGGSNIFGSFFDKNIADYAYFFCAPIIIGGRDGVSSVGGNGVDSIKDATKILDPLIQRFEDDIMIYGKIKDYSRYVIKKTEKVAMRCSQAL
- a CDS encoding riboflavin synthase; this encodes MFTGIINEVGRIIDIKQKGNIYKITIESFSVIKDLVIGDSICVNGVCLTITKKEDNYFIADLSKETFNVSAFSRYRVNNKVNLERPLKLMDKLSGHIVLGHVDCIGKIQYIKDCGDFYIFGISCLKDITRYIAYKGSIAIDGISLTISKLKNSLFEVTLIPHTFKNTNLCYKKSGDYVNLEIDVIARYIERLNTFKSSDKDIYNKLDYPINFI
- a CDS encoding bifunctional 3,4-dihydroxy-2-butanone-4-phosphate synthase/GTP cyclohydrolase II; this translates as MNDSYIISVEEAIQEIKNGKMVIMIDDEDRENEGDLVIAAEYVTPEVINFMAKYARGLVCLSLTGKRCDELNLPLMVNENTSQFGSPFTVSIEAKEGVTTGISAFDRAHTIKVAIDPKTKPDDIVRPGHIFPLRAREGGVLMRAGHTEGSIDLVRLAGLYPASVLCEIMNDDGSMARLPQLVEFAKKHNIKIVSIADIISYRLKYDSVIKEDAEAKLPTKYGDFKIRVFKSKVDMQQAVALIKGDITPIEEPILVRMHSQCLTGDVFGSLRCDCGDQLQKSMEMIEQAKRGVLIYLFQEGRGIGLFNKIKAYKLQESGLDTVEANLHLGFSADLRAYGFGAQILRLLGIKKMRLLTNNPKKIKGLSGFGLEIVETIPIVTKVTKENRDYLWTKKVKLGHNIHFDEKEE